The nucleotide sequence CTTTTATCAAGCTTATCGATCGGTTTCTCTCTGTGTAAGATTTGTATCACCTCAAttctattatttaattttgaatcaCCTCAATTCTATTATTTCACTGTCAAGTTTAATTAGTAATCTGCCAATAGCATTATTATTTTCCATATTAATTAAAGATGTTTTTCATGCTTCCTAAAACCTACAAATATTTCgtaaatttaacaaattgtGATTACAATATTAtcgtttcttctgttttttgttttcagatccgtaaagtataattatataatcaattaTGGACATGAGATTGAACCCTTCGAGAGAGGACATGATCAGATTTAAACAAGAAGTTGAAGATCATAACCAACCGAGTTCTTTGTCCTTGTCGAGGCAACGATGGAACAATCCGAGGATCGTACGAGTCTCGAGAACATTCGGAGGCAAAGACCGACACAGTAAAGTGTTTACAGTTCGTGGTATCCGAGACAGGAGGATAAGGTTGTCGGTGATGACAGCAATTCAGGTTTACGACCTTCAAGAACGACTAGGGCTGAGTCAGCCTAGCAAAGTCATTGATTGGCTATTAGAAGCTGCCAAAaacgacgtcgatttgcttcCTCCTTTGCAATTCCCACCTGGGCTTCATCAAGTCATTAACCCTAATCTCAAtggcttaggagaatctttTCCTGGGGTCTTCGAAAGTTTCGATCTTGGAAGCTGCTCCAACCGAGAAAACTTGGATCTTGAGAAGATGAAATGGGTTAAATTCGATCAAGACAGTAATCTTGATGGGTTCGACATCGATCATCATCACGATGTCTCGAATTCAATCCAAAGCAACAAGGTTTATTTccctactactactactacttcgTCTAGCAGCTCTTATCACTACAACCTTGGGCATCTCCAACAGTCTCTATTGGACCAATCTGGTAATGTTACTGTCGCCTTTTCCAATAATAGTAATCTCAATCCGCCGGCTGTGGAAACAGTGAGTTCTCTATTTCCAAGGTACCCTTCGTTTATCGGTGGTGGTCAACTTCAACTCTTTAGCGAAAACTCGAACTCGTCCAACCAAACGGATCGTGTGGAGTAATTTCAGCCCTTATAGTCTCTAGACTCTTACATAAGCTGATGATTTGTAGTCATGAATGACATTTATTACTACATATACATAGATACAATTTTACTATGGTTTAATGGTTATTTGTTGAATTTAGTAGTCGTCACATGCGTGTAAATTTCGTACTTTTGGTAATATTTGGAATATGTACATACATTTTTGGATTATTTAAatgataattatatttcttgTAGCGAGAATGAATATAAGTTAGAGATATGTTTGTTTGTAGTGCCTATAACACATTGGCTTCATTGCATGCCAAACCCTAGCTTGTTCACATGTCTACAACCACATGCAtgtgtatatcagtatatacaaaatatacatgagacatcatatattatatatatatatatgttgatcaGATTAGAAATCCTTAATCAATGCATGTAATTTGATGTGTATGTAGGGTGTCATGAGTAGCTTAGCATATAAATAAAATCCAATCGAACCAATGTATTTTAGTCTTGTTTTCTTACaagttaacatatatatacaataattctCTGAAACCAAATCTGCCGGCCGAAAGGTCTCTTCCAAGGATTTACGACGGTGAAAATGTACTATGTATCTTCACAATTTATCGAAATCAATGATTAATTTGatgtagtatatataaatattgtacaAGTAAATACAgtatatgacttttttttgttgttgtaagtCTTGGGATTGGAGAATGAGAGAAGGACAATGAGAAGAAGACGAGGCAGTGAAGACAGCAACTGAATTTGCAGTCAAGTCAAGCACTGATCCccatatatcttctttttttaactaattgctctttcttcttttctcttttgtctcctctttctcttttccatttagggggaggtattggtttaggatttagaaagagttttaatgactttgtgtttttaaaaatcttgctgattttttaaatcatagaaaattagaaagtaaaaacgaaggattctataagagattgtttaggaagttattttaaatcttgctgatttgtgtttcctaatcttgtaaaatatttcataaaatctttcaaaatctttctatttgatgaaagagttttcatgacttttgttatgaaggaaatgttataaaatcctaaaccaataacacaaaatttgaattcattaacaatccatgattc is from Camelina sativa cultivar DH55 chromosome 20, Cs, whole genome shotgun sequence and encodes:
- the LOC104769010 gene encoding transcription factor TCP17, translating into MDMRLNPSREDMIRFKQEVEDHNQPSSLSLSRQRWNNPRIVRVSRTFGGKDRHSKVFTVRGIRDRRIRLSVMTAIQVYDLQERLGLSQPSKVIDWLLEAAKNDVDLLPPLQFPPGLHQVINPNLNGLGESFPGVFESFDLGSCSNRENLDLEKMKWVKFDQDSNLDGFDIDHHHDVSNSIQSNKVYFPTTTTTSSSSSYHYNLGHLQQSLLDQSGNVTVAFSNNSNLNPPAVETVSSLFPRYPSFIGGGQLQLFSENSNSSNQTDRVE